The stretch of DNA tgtgattCTCTGGAAATTAAATTACCAAAGAGAGGACccttttctattaatttttcaCCACGAGTCCGGTTTAGTGAGTATATAACACGATACAGTTACTCAATAACAATTAGAAATCCGGATTTGAAATAGCGGTTTATAAAGTTAAGAAGCAGattaagggggtgttattggattgaggattttaatagattttaattaacccaggatattagtggatttaaaagtctaatgcatttgtgtggactttataatgcatataaggtggatttgaaagtcattgataatgtatttttagtgattgttatagattttttaaaaagttattgttagaaaaaaatatatatatatatccataaattgtattatacaccaaaattatattaaattaataatacccAGACTTTTACATATGTCAtagaaaacttgaattaaactGTATTTGTATTCAATCCAGATTTTTGGTGTAATTAAAGAACCCAGAtgtcatgaacccagaaaaaaaaaattaaagaatacaaaaaaacacagatctgatgaataagtgtgattatatacaaagggtttgaggaggaagaaacagagattgaacccagaaaaaaaaagtgtgattatatcataaaccaaaaaaaaaagttatagatcatgaacccagaaaaaaaagttaaagaacacaaaaaaaaattctcaaaaataatacatatctgatgaataagtgtgattatataaaaggattgagaaaaaaaatcaagcaataatatgtcaaaggctagagatccatctgaagagaggagaagaaaatgaaatgattgagaaaagtgtagtattgtgtttgtttatattttagaagcaaagtacgttgaaatccaaaatcacacaaaatccagtagatattgaataacactagattttaatggatttttaaaaatacccaattgaataacacctgattcttaaatacatcaaactcctttaaaaaccacaatccaataATACCCCTAAATCACCAAAAGGAAAATTACACCAACTTGTATGAGCAATATAATGAACAATGGACAACCTGTAATCTCCTCTCTGTGTatataatgacaaaaaaaaaactttatgaaAACATTTCTCAGAGTGCATTTTTTCAGCATATTCCGTTTCCATTAgttatcatataaaaaaatgatgtttatattttgagaataataattaataaatttagacatatataattgagtaaataatatcatgtaaaacAACACTTGAGTAAACTAACATTTAGGATAGGGAGttgttatttaaaaatagtTAACAGAAACAATTGtcttaaaatgttaaataattaaaactatttatttaaatgagaaaaataaattattttcttagaaTAATACTTACCGTTCAATATTgaatagtcaaaaaaaaaaaaaaaaaaaactcaccaacaaaaaaaaatgcaaaaaagaaaaaagaaaacgaagaggAGAAGATGATTGGTTTAAGGATCCGATTATTCGACGAAAGGGAAGAAAGAACTCAAACAAAGGTTGAAttcaaatctctcttctcttctctctctcttgcgtGAGAGCAGGCGCAGATATTCCCAgatcttgagagagagatagagagggagagaatCGTTTCGGAGAAAAAGAAGACGCCGGAGGAGCTGAAACAATGATTACGATCCCATACCTTACAGCTGTATCCACGTATTTCAGCTACGGCTTGCTCTTCGCCTTTGGCCAGCTCCGCGATTACTCCCGCCTTCTCTTCGATTGGTGGCGCACCAACAATCTCCAGGTTCAATTTCTTCTCCTCACAAAATTAATCTGATTCTATTTGTCTCCGTCATTGTAATCGCTTTGTGGCGGCGTTGTTGAGTCTTCTTTTACTAATTTGTGTATAGGGATACGCACCGATCTGCTTGGCGCATGAGGATTTCTACATCAGACGATTGTATCATCGTATTCAGGTTTCTTCTCCAATTTTGTTTCGGTTTTAACATTATGTTCAATCTCTTCATTTGTAGCCTTATTGGTGAACATTTAGTTGTTGCAAGCCGTAGGAATTATATAAAATGTTCCTGTTTGTGGAGTATTGTTTATGGGGACTCTTTGTTTGGTGTTTGATTCTTAAATCTTTGATGTTGATACAGGACTGTTTTGGCCGTCCCATATCAAGTGCACCTGATGCCTGGGTTGATGTCGTTGAGAGAGTCTCTAATGACAACAACAAGACGCTTAAGTGAGTCTGTTTCCCTCTGCTTTTTCTATTGAACAGTTATTGTTTCTGTGGTCACGTTAGGAGATGATGAAACCAAATGTGAAGATTGAATTTTATACGGTTTATAATTGAGAAATTGAGATTTATCACCTACGCCGAGGATGTCAAATAGTAAACCGTTTTGGTTGCAAACTCTGTGTAGGCGAACGACAAAGACTAGCAGGTGCCTTAATCTGGGTTCCTACAATTATCTTGGATTTGGTTCTTTCGATGAATATTGCACGCCTCGTGTTATTGAGTCTTTGAAGAAATTTTCAGCTAGTACTTGCAGCTCTCGCGTTGATGCAGGTACAGAGTGTCGTCTTTGTGTATTAGGTCTCCAACaattctcttctctttgttgttGCCTGACATCGGTTGTTTCTCTGCCATCAGGAACTACATCTGTGCATGCAGAACTTGAGGAATGTGTTGCTAAATATGTTGGACAACCTGCTGCTATTGTTTGTGGCATGGGCTACGCAACAAACTCAGCTATCATTCCTGTCTTGATTGGAAAGGTATGTGTATGCTGCTCCATCTTGTGATGAACACCTATTTGACTTCCAAAACCTATGTTTTTAGTAGCTTACGTACTGCCATGTAATACAGGGAGGGTTGATAATAAGTGATTCTTTGAACCATACTTCAATTGTCAATGGTGCTCGAGGTTCAGGAGCCACTATCCGCGTTTTCCAACACAACAGTAAGCATTTCTCATGATTCACGTTCCAGATTTGTTTTTGCCAATTAAATAGGTGACATATCATCTTTTTGTTCTCTTGTTGTTTGCTTTGCAGCACCTTCTCATTTggaaaaagtattgaaagagCAAATCGCTGAGGGACAACCCAGGACGCACAGACCGTGGAAGaaaattattgttgttgttgagggtATTTACAGCATGGAAGGGGAAATTTGTCATCTTCCCGAGATTGTCTCAATATGCAAGAAGTATAAGGTGCGGTAACATGGTAAACCATCTTTTGTGTCTAACATGAATGAGAGATTAAAGAACTCGATCATTAAAAGTTGTCTAACACTAATTTGGCTGTCTGATGTCTTACTTAACTTCTTGCATATCCTCGTTTCAGGCGTATGTTTACTTGGACGAAGCTCACAGCATTGGAGCAATTGGCAAGACAGGAAGGGGTGTTTGTGAACTCCTGGGAGTTGACACTGCTGATATAGACATAATGATGGGAACTTTCACAAAATCGTTCGGGTCTTGTGGTGGCTATATTGCCGGATCCAAGGTTAGCAATTATATACCTTTGTTATCACTCACTGATTGATTGTTTGCACATTTCTatggtttatattgttttcataaATCATAAGTTGGACCTTCCAGGAAACTTAGATATATGAAAAAATGTTGTACATTTTATGCAAGTTAAAATAATCTCTATGATGAAGTAATGAAACTTTTGAAAGATGAGTAAAAAGCTGATACAGTAAGGCCATTCTATATCTACACAACAGACAGCGTGATTCCTTAGGCAAGCAGTAGACTTCATCTCAAAATCGATCAAAGGCTTTATAGCATATTGTGTTTCAACTTTGTAGGACCTCATCCAATATTTGAAGCACCATTGCCCTGCTCACCTTTACGCAACATCAATTTCAACTCCTTCCGCACAACAAATCATATCGGCCATACAAGTTATCCTCGGAGAGGACGGTTCAAACAGAGGCATGTCTGCAGTTTTTTTTGCTCTTGTTACTGCAACTCTTTTGCTCTTTGAGTTTCATAATCTCAAGTTTCAGTCTCAAATTCTTCTTAAAAAAACATTCGCAGGGGCACAAAAGTTAGCAAGAATAAGGGAAAACAGCAACTTTTTCAGGGCTGAGTTGCAGAAGATGGGGTTTGAGGTTCTTGGAGACAATGATTCCCCAGTAATGCCAATAATGCTTTACAATCCAGCAAAAATCCCAGCCTTCTCAAGGGAATGTTTGCGAGAAAACGTAAGCCTTCTCTTATTTCTGCTGCATTATCTCACTTGCTTTCACACAAGGGAAATTCAGCTCTTATGTTGTTAACGTATTTTCAAAAATCGTAAACAGTTGGCAGTTGTGGTCGTCGGTTTCCCTGCTACACCTCTATTGCTAGCCAGGGCTCGTATTTGCATATCGGCATCTCACTCAAGAGAAGATCTTATTAAAGCCCTACAGGTACTACATCTCCCTTTTAgttcactctctttctctcccacaTCATTTAACATGTATTGCCCTAGTAATAGTAGGAAACCTGAATCCTCTGATAAACTCCATGAAAGCTTGACAAATTCTCAGCATATCATACATGAATTGAATCTACACAAAAGGCTAAGTCCTAAAAAACGGGACTCTGCTTTTAGTTCATCCTTCTCACACTCTAATCCTATATTTGTTGTGGACAGGTTATAAGCAAAGCTGGTGACCTTACCGGGATTAAATATTTTCCGGCAGCTCCAAAGAAGCAAGACGAAGAGAAAAAT from Camelina sativa cultivar DH55 chromosome 9, Cs, whole genome shotgun sequence encodes:
- the LOC104711374 gene encoding long chain base biosynthesis protein 2b produces the protein MITIPYLTAVSTYFSYGLLFAFGQLRDYSRLLFDWWRTNNLQGYAPICLAHEDFYIRRLYHRIQDCFGRPISSAPDAWVDVVERVSNDNNKTLKRTTKTSRCLNLGSYNYLGFGSFDEYCTPRVIESLKKFSASTCSSRVDAGTTSVHAELEECVAKYVGQPAAIVCGMGYATNSAIIPVLIGKGGLIISDSLNHTSIVNGARGSGATIRVFQHNTPSHLEKVLKEQIAEGQPRTHRPWKKIIVVVEGIYSMEGEICHLPEIVSICKKYKAYVYLDEAHSIGAIGKTGRGVCELLGVDTADIDIMMGTFTKSFGSCGGYIAGSKDLIQYLKHHCPAHLYATSISTPSAQQIISAIQVILGEDGSNRGAQKLARIRENSNFFRAELQKMGFEVLGDNDSPVMPIMLYNPAKIPAFSRECLRENLAVVVVGFPATPLLLARARICISASHSREDLIKALQVISKAGDLTGIKYFPAAPKKQDEEKNGIKLD